AGCCATTTTGTCAGGCCAAATCGTCGCTGTCAAAGGTTTAGGAGGCTATCATTTAGCCTGCAACCCGTTTGATGAGCAGGCTGTAAAGCGCTTACGTCAGCGCAAGCGGCGTTACGGCAAGCCCTTTGCGGTAATGGCGAAAGATCTTGAGGTGGTTGAGCGTTTGTGCCACGTCAGCGCCAGCGAAAAAGCGTTATTAGCGTCGGTCGAACGGCCTATTGTGTTATTGCAGCGGTTGGACTTCGGGTTGCTAAGCCAAGATGTGGCCGGTGCTTATCGAACTTTAGGTGTCATGCTGCCTTATACCCCACTGCACGTCTTGTTACTAGAGGCGTTAGACGGTCTGTTGCCATTACCTGTGGTTGTGATGACCAGCGGCAATTTCAGTGACGAGCCCATTGTCACCGATAACGCGGAAGCCAAAGACAGGCTCAAAACCGTGGCTGATGCTTTTGTCCATCATAACCGACCTATCTATATCCGCTGTGACGATTCCATTGTGAAGTTAGCCGCAGACAATCATCCTCAACTATTACGGCGTTCACGGGGATACGTGCCAGACATTATTGAAAGTGACATCCAAGGTCCCCCTCTTCTGGCTGTCGGTGGCGAACTCAAGAATACCTTTGCGTTTTACCAACAGGGCAAAGTCTATTTGAGCCATCATTTGGGTGATCTGGAAAATATGAAGGCTTATGAAGCCTTTGAGCAAGGCATTCAGCATTTTCAGCGTCTGTTTGATTTGAAGCCTAAATATGTTGTGCATGACTTGCATCCGGGCTACTTGTCAACGACTTTTGCCCAACAAATGGGTCTACCGACCATTGCCGTCCAGCATCATCATGCCCACGTTGCTAGTGTCATGATGGAACATCATGTAGATGGTCCCGTCATAGGACTAGCCTTCGATGGGACCGGATATGGTCCGGACAAAACCATTTGGGGTGGAGAAGTGCTATTAGCTACTTTATCCGGATTTGAGCGTGTAGCATCTTTAAAACCAATGCCTTTGATTGGAGGCGACCGGGCGATTAAAGAACCGTGGCGCATAGCGTCAGCACTGTTAGCTCAAATCTTTACCCGGGACAATTATCCAGAAGACCTGGCCGTGATTCAGCAAATTGGCGCTCCATGGTGGCAGGTTGATGCCTTGGCGAGAAAAACTCACTCTTCTTTTTCTGTCTTAACATCGAGTATGGGCCGGTTATTTGATGCCGCGGGTGTCCTTATGGGGTTAGGGCCTAGGGCCAGCTATGAAGGAGAAGTGGCGATTATGTGCGAGATGGCTGTGCAAGACGAAGACGTTTCTTCTTATCCCTATGCCATTTTATGTGAAAGTCCTGGCCATTGGCGCATGGATCCAATACCCATGATTCAAGAACTCTTGATCGATATCACCCGCCGGGAATCTTTATCTTTCATGGCGACCCGCTTTCATCAGACCATCGCTGACATGGCGGCTGATACGGCCGATCTCGTCCATCACTATTACGGAATCGATCAGGTAGTGCTAACTGGGGGTGTCTGGCAAAACCAAGTGTTGACACGCCTTACCTTAAACCACTTACAGGAAAGAGGATTAAAAGTGTATCTCAACCACATCGTTCCCCCCAATGACGGTGGATTAGCATTAGGACAAATTGGCATTGGGTGCATGATGGCCCGTAATTAACAGCGCAAGACAGAAATACAGGCAAATGTAAAGAGGAGGAATGGGTGATGTGTTTAGCAATTCCTGGGCGGGTTACGGAGATTGTTGACCGGGAACGAGACATTGCCAAAGTCGATGTGACCGGGATTAAACGCAATGTGAGTATTACGCTATTAAAGTCATTGGGGATTGAACCCGGAGACTGGGTCCTCGTTCACGTCGGATTTGCCATGAGCAAAATTGATGAGCAAGAAGCCCAAGAAACATTAGCGATGCTGCAAGAATTGGGAACGTCACTCGATGATGAATTTGATTTGTGGGATACCTCGCAAATTGAATAAACCCTCAAGGGTTCCGTGATGAGGTGAGACCATGATGACCGACCAGGAATTAGACGCGATAGTGGATCGGTACTTTAACGAGTCCGAGAGGATTGCTCAAGCCTTTTTTGACAAGGAATCGGAGCGCCTTGCCCATGCTTGTTATCAAATGGCCCGACGATTTCATCATCAGGGAAGGATTTGGACATTTGGTGACGGCTTTTGGACCACTGATGCTCAACATGTCGCGGTGGAATTTGTGCATCCGGCGATTGTGGGAAATAAGGCGTTGCCGGGCATTTCCCTGAGCAATAACAATGCCTTACTCACCAGTCCGGATTCGGATATGAAATACGCGTATGGGCTAAAACGCTTGGCAAAATCCCAGGATATCGCGCTGGGTTTTTCCACAGATGGGCAAACTCGATCGATTTTGCAAGGACTTGCCCAAGCTAAAGCGATGGGGATGTTGACGTTGGGGTTATCGGGTGCACCGGGATTTAAGGAGTCGTCGGCCGACTTTATTTTCACGGTTAATAGCCCTGATCCGTTATTAATTCAAGAGACCCATGAACTCGTATGCCACGTGTTTTACGAACTGGTGCATGTGTTTTTGGATCAGGAGGTGCTGTTATGAACTCTTCCTCACCTCTATTTGTGGCAGTTCCAGGACTGCCGATTTACGAGGCTCATTGTGTGACCTGTTCTGATGAATTGCAGAAATTTCGCGTGGTTGCGATTGATACCGATCAATGGATAGCCCACGTGAGGGGAGACAACGAAGACATCTGGATAGATATCACCTTTGTTCCCGATCTTCAAGTGGGCGATGACGTGTTATGCCATGGGGGTACTGCCCTGGCTAAAGTGACAGAAGGGAATGACAAGTGATGAGCCAGTCTCAATCCGGTTCGGAATTTGATCAGTTATTTTATCCAGGGTTGTTTGCCAGTCCCAAGACTTCCGTGAATGTCGCCGACGTTTTGCAGCAGGTCACGATGTCTACTCGGCAAAAATGCCAAGAGACAATCGCCTTACGCCGCGAAATTCATCAAAATGCCCATCATCAACTGGTTACGGCGGCTAAAGCTATGGCCGAGCGTTTTGCTCAAGGTGCTATGTTGCTAGCCATGGGCAATGGCGGCAGTAGTACCGATTGTCAAGATCTGGTGGCGGATTTTATGGATCTTGACAAATCATCCGGGCTGTCTTTGCCGGTATTGGCGTTGACCCATGATGTGGCTGCGATGACTGCGATCGCTAATGATGTGGGTTTTGAGAATGTGTTTGTCCGCCAGGTGATTGCTTTCGGGAAACCCGGGGATATCGCGATGGGATTTTCCACAAGTGGTAATTCAGAAAATGTCGTGTTGGGTCTGGCTCAAGCCAAGCGTCAAGGTCTCTTAACCATCGCCATTTCGGGGTATGATGGCGGGAAACTTGCCCAGAATGCGGCCATTGACTACTGCTTTGTTGCCCGCAATGAACACACACCGCGTATCCAAGAAGGACAAGCGACCATTGCCCACATTCTTGTCCGACTCGTCAAAGCCCTCATGACATCAAGGTCCTAGGAAGGGAGTGGTTTGATGCAATTTATTGATGAATACCGAGACGAAGAATTATCCAAGAAAACTGCGAATGAAATTGCGCGATTGGCCAAAGGGCGCGACATCAAAATCATGGAAGTCTGCGGGGGGCATACGCATACGATTTTTAAGCATGGCATTGAAGATTTATTGCCGCCAAACGTCGATTTAGTGCATGGGCCAGGATGCCCAGTTTGTGTTCTGCCTATGGGCCGAGTCGATGATGCCATGGCCATTGCCAGCCAGCCCGATGTCATATTTACCACCTTTGGCGACATGATGCGGGTGCCGGGTTCTCATGGCAGCCTTTTGGATATCAAGGCTGATGGTGCCGATGTCCGCTTTGTGTACTCGCCCTTAGATGCGCTTAAGATTGCCAAACAACATCCGGACAAAGAGGTTGTTTTCTTTGCCGTGGGTATGGAAACCACCGCGCCGTCCACTGCGGCCACATTGTTACGCGCCAAAGCTGAAGGCATTAAGAACTTTTCGGTGTTTTGCAACCACGTTTTGATTATCCCGGCGTTGAAATCACTACTGGATTCTCCCGATCTTCGGCTTGATGGATTTTTAGGCCCGGGACATGTCAGCATGGTGGTGGGTATGCGTCCTTATGAATTTGTGGCACGTGATTATCACAAGCCCGTAGTCATTGCCGGATTTGAACCCCTCGATATTATCCAGTCAATTTATATGGTGGTGAAACAGATTGCCGAAGACCGGGCCGAGGTAGAAAACCAGTATACACGCGTGGTGCGTCCGGAAGGCAATGTCATGGCCCAAAAAGCGATGGCCGAAACCATGGAACTGCGGCCGTTTTTTGAATGGCGAGGGCTTGGGTTCATTAATTACAGTGCATTTCGCTTGCGGGATGCATTTCGGGACTGGGACGCGGAAATCAAGTTTCATGTTCCTGGTGTCCGCGTTGCGGATCCCAAGGCGTGCCAATGCGGTGAGGTCCTCAAAGGAGTCATCAAACCGTGGCAGTGTAAAGTGTTCGGCACGGCGTGTACGCCTGAGACACCCATTGGCACATGCATGGTCTCTCCCGAAGGGGCTTGTGCCGCGTATTACAACTATGGCCGATTTTCCATGGCCCAAGAACGCAAAAATTTATCGTGGTGATGCCTTGACCGGCTTGTGATAAGGCGACTAGAACCTCAGTACGGAGGAGGAAACAAACATGGCCGAATCGAACGCGTCCGATGTTCTCGCGAAAATTGAAAAAGCCCAAGAAGCGCGACGCAAAAGAGCGGTGTTACGGGAAACTCACGTGACGATGAGTCACGGCAGCGGGGGGAAAGCCACCCATAATCTGATTGATGCCGTCTTTGCTCAAGCCTTAAGCAACGCCTATTTAGACCGGATGGAAGATAGCGCGGTGATGCCGTGGGATACGTCTTCTTCGAAGATCGCGTTGACGACCGATACCTATGTAGTGAGCCCGATTAAATTCCCCGGGGGAGACATTGGTTCGTTAGCGGTTCATGGGACTATCAATGACTTAGCCATGGCTGGAGCGATGCCTTTG
The Sulfobacillus thermosulfidooxidans DNA segment above includes these coding regions:
- a CDS encoding HypC/HybG/HupF family hydrogenase formation chaperone, which gives rise to MNSSSPLFVAVPGLPIYEAHCVTCSDELQKFRVVAIDTDQWIAHVRGDNEDIWIDITFVPDLQVGDDVLCHGGTALAKVTEGNDK
- a CDS encoding HypC/HybG/HupF family hydrogenase formation chaperone, with protein sequence MCLAIPGRVTEIVDRERDIAKVDVTGIKRNVSITLLKSLGIEPGDWVLVHVGFAMSKIDEQEAQETLAMLQELGTSLDDEFDLWDTSQIE
- a CDS encoding SIS domain-containing protein, with translation MMTDQELDAIVDRYFNESERIAQAFFDKESERLAHACYQMARRFHHQGRIWTFGDGFWTTDAQHVAVEFVHPAIVGNKALPGISLSNNNALLTSPDSDMKYAYGLKRLAKSQDIALGFSTDGQTRSILQGLAQAKAMGMLTLGLSGAPGFKESSADFIFTVNSPDPLLIQETHELVCHVFYELVHVFLDQEVLL
- a CDS encoding D-sedoheptulose-7-phosphate isomerase; the protein is MSQSQSGSEFDQLFYPGLFASPKTSVNVADVLQQVTMSTRQKCQETIALRREIHQNAHHQLVTAAKAMAERFAQGAMLLAMGNGGSSTDCQDLVADFMDLDKSSGLSLPVLALTHDVAAMTAIANDVGFENVFVRQVIAFGKPGDIAMGFSTSGNSENVVLGLAQAKRQGLLTIAISGYDGGKLAQNAAIDYCFVARNEHTPRIQEGQATIAHILVRLVKALMTSRS
- the hypD gene encoding hydrogenase formation protein HypD gives rise to the protein MQFIDEYRDEELSKKTANEIARLAKGRDIKIMEVCGGHTHTIFKHGIEDLLPPNVDLVHGPGCPVCVLPMGRVDDAMAIASQPDVIFTTFGDMMRVPGSHGSLLDIKADGADVRFVYSPLDALKIAKQHPDKEVVFFAVGMETTAPSTAATLLRAKAEGIKNFSVFCNHVLIIPALKSLLDSPDLRLDGFLGPGHVSMVVGMRPYEFVARDYHKPVVIAGFEPLDIIQSIYMVVKQIAEDRAEVENQYTRVVRPEGNVMAQKAMAETMELRPFFEWRGLGFINYSAFRLRDAFRDWDAEIKFHVPGVRVADPKACQCGEVLKGVIKPWQCKVFGTACTPETPIGTCMVSPEGACAAYYNYGRFSMAQERKNLSW
- the hypF gene encoding carbamoyltransferase HypF — protein: MEAYPDDLFTERRRLRIAGFVQGVGFRPFVYRAAQHLGLTGWIYNDSQGVCIEVQGPSWALQRFHEHLLSKTPPLARIDHIEEDPVAIQVGEQDFVIQQSVQGKDPLALVRPDACVCPECLQEMHNPKDRRYRYPFINCTNCGPRYTIIQGVPYDRAMTTMAGFVMCPECQREYDDPLDRRFHAQPNACPRCGPQVVFEREQEISGDPFRLWAEAILSGQIVAVKGLGGYHLACNPFDEQAVKRLRQRKRRYGKPFAVMAKDLEVVERLCHVSASEKALLASVERPIVLLQRLDFGLLSQDVAGAYRTLGVMLPYTPLHVLLLEALDGLLPLPVVVMTSGNFSDEPIVTDNAEAKDRLKTVADAFVHHNRPIYIRCDDSIVKLAADNHPQLLRRSRGYVPDIIESDIQGPPLLAVGGELKNTFAFYQQGKVYLSHHLGDLENMKAYEAFEQGIQHFQRLFDLKPKYVVHDLHPGYLSTTFAQQMGLPTIAVQHHHAHVASVMMEHHVDGPVIGLAFDGTGYGPDKTIWGGEVLLATLSGFERVASLKPMPLIGGDRAIKEPWRIASALLAQIFTRDNYPEDLAVIQQIGAPWWQVDALARKTHSSFSVLTSSMGRLFDAAGVLMGLGPRASYEGEVAIMCEMAVQDEDVSSYPYAILCESPGHWRMDPIPMIQELLIDITRRESLSFMATRFHQTIADMAADTADLVHHYYGIDQVVLTGGVWQNQVLTRLTLNHLQERGLKVYLNHIVPPNDGGLALGQIGIGCMMARN